The Moritella sp. F3 sequence TGCAGAAGGCTGGCCAGAAAGGTTAGCGTGCTCAGTAAGGTAAGTCACAATACCGGATTTATTGACAGCAACAGCGCCATTGGCATCGCTGAATAAGGCTTGCGGTAAGCTCAGAATAGTTTCTTCAATATCAGCTTGGCTAGCAACAAACAGGCTAGGACGATTCAGCGTAATACCCGTGATAGAGAAAAACAGTACTACCAGCAATAGCGCCATCGAGATATAGATATGCAAACGACGCGCCCATATTTGCACTTGTTTATTCTTTAGAAAGGTTTTGTTTTTTGCAGTCGCAGCTTGGTTTTTCGATCTTGTCAGTTTTTGATTCGATGTCTGATTGGCTGCCTGATCTGGTGTCTGGGGAAGTGTTTGACTAAAAGAAGACATGATCGTAATAACACTGCTTGGTTTATGGGATTTAAGTACAGGCAATGTAATTGATAATTGTTTTCATTGGCATTGAATTTACATTATTTACGTTAATGCAATGCCAATACGGGTGTATCGTCAGTAACTTGGGTTTTTATTCACTCATCTTTTACTCACCACCGTTGTCATCATCGCTGAGTAAATCACTATCAATCATCTCACAATACGCTTTAACTTCAGCAGCGCTATACTCAATTTTGGCCGCATCCGCAAGCTCCCATGAGCGCTCACAGGTTTGCGTGCGTTCACACCATAGATAACCAGCCGCAGGCAAGCAACCATGAGCATCACGATCACCACCAAT is a genomic window containing:
- a CDS encoding PepSY-associated TM helix domain-containing protein; translation: MSSFSQTLPQTPDQAANQTSNQKLTRSKNQAATAKNKTFLKNKQVQIWARRLHIYISMALLLVVLFFSITGITLNRPSLFVASQADIEETILSLPQALFSDANGAVAVNKSGIVTYLTEHANLSGQPSALDVFTEIEDGELIEGEIAMDYKGPGYNVAVFIDMTTTEAVIEKTHYGVIAVLNDLHKGRNSGDVWKLFIDITALLMVFFVLTGVCLLVPKKKTFATSLKWTLFGSLVTLAIFVVAVP